Proteins encoded within one genomic window of Bacteroidia bacterium:
- a CDS encoding arsenate reductase ArsC, translated as MAEGFGKYFGKSYVEIHSSGIEAHGINKTAIKVMGEIGIDISKNSSNEIDENLLKEMDYVITLCADAENRCPQVPHKVVKLHWPFDDPAKLKGDEDQIIENFRLIRDLIGNRIKLFFNELQIGVNI; from the coding sequence ATGGCAGAAGGCTTTGGTAAATACTTTGGTAAAAGTTATGTCGAGATTCACAGTTCAGGCATTGAAGCACACGGTATAAATAAAACAGCAATAAAAGTAATGGGTGAAATTGGGATTGATATTTCAAAAAATAGCTCAAATGAGATTGATGAAAACTTATTGAAAGAAATGGATTATGTAATCACCCTTTGTGCTGATGCAGAAAATAGATGCCCTCAAGTTCCACATAAAGTGGTCAAATTGCACTGGCCATTTGATGATCCTGCTAAACTTAAGGGGGATGAAGATCAAATAATTGAAAATTTTAGGCTAATTAGAGATTTAATTGGGAACCGAATCAAACTATTTTTCAACGAACTGCAAATTGGAGTTAATATTTAA